A single genomic interval of Oncorhynchus mykiss isolate Arlee chromosome 13, USDA_OmykA_1.1, whole genome shotgun sequence harbors:
- the trim25 gene encoding E3 ubiquitin/ISG15 ligase TRIM25 isoform X2, which produces MAEDMFSLMSLEDELSCSICLCAFDCPVTIPCGHNFCQECLLETWKDNYSCPQCRTHFTTKPELKKNTVLSTVVETFKMKSNKSDLPSEVGDLIKWDAVKMEPKEVAILCDTCMEAKAFKTCLTCMASFCLEHVRPHHENPVFGAHQLNEPLGDLRDRICPDHHKLMEFYCVQHGRCICGVCLQQVHKGCTFSNPDEQRALQESDLRGKLSMLNGKIDKNQTVISQMSDQQSKLKDSAASRKRALEDEYRQIRELLDRDEREALNTVDREQESAQTKLQNLIKKFNQNIAKLSAAKDGVDSLLSQTQTVAFLQASVDMPAAVAFDPYTPKVNLDSKALAAWHAYSAVLREHLTFVLKQPVEARLQILKPAERFAPPLLPNFYEMGGMPPPGHQRMPRSHSPGAPLRANQRKKPPQDSNRERKNPQKPPNAPREFATPVPHTPRDHPRGQSAEPRPRNREDPGQPSVLPSITSAAKRNDLLQYGTVLTFDLKTAHKRISLTENMTVASVSDEPTPYPDGPARFSVCSQVLTSKGFSRGRHYWEVKMSSNNFTGIGLAYNSIDRKGPASRLGRNAQSWCVEWFNVKLSAWHASSETVLQNPNPTRVGVLLDCEEGTATFYNVQDRAYPFHTFVFQFAEAVYPAFWLFSSGSSVSLCKLQS; this is translated from the exons ATGGCGGAGGATATGTTTTCCCTCATGAGTCTCGAAGACGAACTGAGCTGTAGCATCTGCCTCTGTGCTTTCGACTGTCCGGTGACAATTCCATGTGGACACAACTTTTGCCAAGAGTGTCTCCTAGAAACCTGGAAAGACAACTACAGCTGTCCACAATGCCGGACCCACTTCACCACCAAACCAGAGCTGAAGAAGAACACCGTTCTCAGCACTGTTGTGGAAACGTTCAAAATGAAGTCGAATAAAAGCGACCTCCCCAGTGAGGTGGGCGACTTAATCAAGTGGGATGCGGTCAAGATGGAGCCCAAAGAGGTGGCTATCTTGTGCGACACCTGTATGGAAGCCAAAGCATTCAAGACCTGCCTCACCTGTATGGCGTCATTCTGCCTTGAGCACGTGAGGCCTCATCATGAGAACCCAGTGTTTGGCGCGCATCAGCTGAACGAGCCTCTGGGCGACCTGCGCGACCGTATCTGCCCCGACCACCACAAGCTGATGGAGTTCTACTGTGTCCAACATGGCCGCTGTATCTGTGGTGTCTGTCTGCAGCAGGTGCATAAAGGCTGTACCTTCTCCAACCCTGATGAACAACGGGCACTGCAAGAG TCTGATTTGAGGGGCAAGTTGAGTATGCTGAATGGAAAGATTGACAAGAACCAGACTGTCATCTCTCAGATGAGTGACCAGCAGAGCAAGTTGAAG GACTCTGCAGCCAGCAGGAAGAGAGCTCTGGAGGACGAGTACCGCCAAATCCGGGAGCTGCTGGACCGTGATGAGCGTGAGGCTCTGAACACCGTGGACCGCGAGCAGGAGAGCGCTCAGACCAAACTCCAGAACCTCATAAAGAAGTTCAACCAGAACATTGCGAAGCTTAGTGCGGCAAAAGATGGCGTCGACAGCCTGCTCAGTCAGACTCAGACCGTGGCTTTTCTACAG GCCTCAGTTGACATGCCGGCAGCGGTGGCCTTTGACCCCTATACCCCGAAGGTCAACCTGGACTCTAAGGCCTTGGCAGCCTGGCATGCCTACTCTGCAGTCCTGAGGGAGCATCTCACATTTGTACTGAAACAGCCTGTAGAGGCCAGACTGCAGATACtcaaaccag CTGAGAGGTTTGCTCCTCCTCTGCTGCCAAACTTCTATGAAATGG GAGGCATGCCACCACCAGGTCACCAGAGAATGCCTCGATCCCACAGCCCAGGAGCCCCCCTCAGGGCAAACCAGAGGAAGAAGCCTCCACAAGATTCAAACCGAGAGAGAA AAAATCCCCAAAAGCCACCTAATGCTCCCAGAGAGTTTGCCACTCCTGTTCCACACACACCAAGGGACCACCCCAGAGGACAATCAGCAGAACCCAGACCCAGGAACAGGGAGGACCCAG GACAACCAAGTGTTCTCCCAAGTATCACGTCTGCAGCAAAACGAAATGACCTTCTGCAAT ATGGCACGGTTCTCACCTTTGACCTCAAAACAGCCCACAAGCGCATCTCCCTCACAGAGAACATGACCGTGGCCTCTGTGTCAGACGAGCCCACCCCTTACCCCGATGGCCCCGCCCGTTTCTCCGTCTGCAGCCAGGTGCTCACTTCCAAGGGCTTCTCCCGCGGCCGCCACTACTGGGAGGTTAAGATGAGCAGCAACAACTTCACCGGCATCGGCCTGGCCTACAACAGCATCGACCGGAAGGGTCCGGCTAGCCGGCTGGGGCGTAACGCCCAGTCCTGGTGCGTGGAGTGGTTCAACGTCAAGCTGTCGGCCTGGCACGCCAGCAGTGAGACTGTACTGCAGAACCCGAATCCGACCCGCGTCGGCGTGCTGCTGGATTGCGAGGAGGGAACGGCCACTTTCTATAACGTACAGGACCGGGCATACCCGTTCCATACGTTTGTGTTCCAGTTCGCCGAGGCAGTGTACCCGGCGTTCTGGCTCTTCTCCAGCGGCTCGTCTGTTAGCCTGTGCAAGCTGCAGTCTTGA
- the trim25 gene encoding E3 ubiquitin/ISG15 ligase TRIM25 isoform X1 has product MAEDMFSLMSLEDELSCSICLCAFDCPVTIPCGHNFCQECLLETWKDNYSCPQCRTHFTTKPELKKNTVLSTVVETFKMKSNKSDLPSEVGDLIKWDAVKMEPKEVAILCDTCMEAKAFKTCLTCMASFCLEHVRPHHENPVFGAHQLNEPLGDLRDRICPDHHKLMEFYCVQHGRCICGVCLQQVHKGCTFSNPDEQRALQESDLRGKLSMLNGKIDKNQTVISQMSDQQSKLKDSAASRKRALEDEYRQIRELLDRDEREALNTVDREQESAQTKLQNLIKKFNQNIAKLSAAKDGVDSLLSQTQTVAFLQASVDMPAAVAFDPYTPKVNLDSKALAAWHAYSAVLREHLTFVLKQPVEARLQILKPAERFAPPLLPNFYEMGGMPPPGHQRMPRSHSPGAPLRANQRKKPPQDSNRERKSDKKRDHKEGKEHKADKNPQKPPNAPREFATPVPHTPRDHPRGQSAEPRPRNREDPGQPSVLPSITSAAKRNDLLQYGTVLTFDLKTAHKRISLTENMTVASVSDEPTPYPDGPARFSVCSQVLTSKGFSRGRHYWEVKMSSNNFTGIGLAYNSIDRKGPASRLGRNAQSWCVEWFNVKLSAWHASSETVLQNPNPTRVGVLLDCEEGTATFYNVQDRAYPFHTFVFQFAEAVYPAFWLFSSGSSVSLCKLQS; this is encoded by the exons ATGGCGGAGGATATGTTTTCCCTCATGAGTCTCGAAGACGAACTGAGCTGTAGCATCTGCCTCTGTGCTTTCGACTGTCCGGTGACAATTCCATGTGGACACAACTTTTGCCAAGAGTGTCTCCTAGAAACCTGGAAAGACAACTACAGCTGTCCACAATGCCGGACCCACTTCACCACCAAACCAGAGCTGAAGAAGAACACCGTTCTCAGCACTGTTGTGGAAACGTTCAAAATGAAGTCGAATAAAAGCGACCTCCCCAGTGAGGTGGGCGACTTAATCAAGTGGGATGCGGTCAAGATGGAGCCCAAAGAGGTGGCTATCTTGTGCGACACCTGTATGGAAGCCAAAGCATTCAAGACCTGCCTCACCTGTATGGCGTCATTCTGCCTTGAGCACGTGAGGCCTCATCATGAGAACCCAGTGTTTGGCGCGCATCAGCTGAACGAGCCTCTGGGCGACCTGCGCGACCGTATCTGCCCCGACCACCACAAGCTGATGGAGTTCTACTGTGTCCAACATGGCCGCTGTATCTGTGGTGTCTGTCTGCAGCAGGTGCATAAAGGCTGTACCTTCTCCAACCCTGATGAACAACGGGCACTGCAAGAG TCTGATTTGAGGGGCAAGTTGAGTATGCTGAATGGAAAGATTGACAAGAACCAGACTGTCATCTCTCAGATGAGTGACCAGCAGAGCAAGTTGAAG GACTCTGCAGCCAGCAGGAAGAGAGCTCTGGAGGACGAGTACCGCCAAATCCGGGAGCTGCTGGACCGTGATGAGCGTGAGGCTCTGAACACCGTGGACCGCGAGCAGGAGAGCGCTCAGACCAAACTCCAGAACCTCATAAAGAAGTTCAACCAGAACATTGCGAAGCTTAGTGCGGCAAAAGATGGCGTCGACAGCCTGCTCAGTCAGACTCAGACCGTGGCTTTTCTACAG GCCTCAGTTGACATGCCGGCAGCGGTGGCCTTTGACCCCTATACCCCGAAGGTCAACCTGGACTCTAAGGCCTTGGCAGCCTGGCATGCCTACTCTGCAGTCCTGAGGGAGCATCTCACATTTGTACTGAAACAGCCTGTAGAGGCCAGACTGCAGATACtcaaaccag CTGAGAGGTTTGCTCCTCCTCTGCTGCCAAACTTCTATGAAATGG GAGGCATGCCACCACCAGGTCACCAGAGAATGCCTCGATCCCACAGCCCAGGAGCCCCCCTCAGGGCAAACCAGAGGAAGAAGCCTCCACAAGATTCAAACCGAGAGAGAA AGTCAGACAAGAAACGAGATCACAAAGAAGGGAAAGAACATAAGGCTGACA AAAATCCCCAAAAGCCACCTAATGCTCCCAGAGAGTTTGCCACTCCTGTTCCACACACACCAAGGGACCACCCCAGAGGACAATCAGCAGAACCCAGACCCAGGAACAGGGAGGACCCAG GACAACCAAGTGTTCTCCCAAGTATCACGTCTGCAGCAAAACGAAATGACCTTCTGCAAT ATGGCACGGTTCTCACCTTTGACCTCAAAACAGCCCACAAGCGCATCTCCCTCACAGAGAACATGACCGTGGCCTCTGTGTCAGACGAGCCCACCCCTTACCCCGATGGCCCCGCCCGTTTCTCCGTCTGCAGCCAGGTGCTCACTTCCAAGGGCTTCTCCCGCGGCCGCCACTACTGGGAGGTTAAGATGAGCAGCAACAACTTCACCGGCATCGGCCTGGCCTACAACAGCATCGACCGGAAGGGTCCGGCTAGCCGGCTGGGGCGTAACGCCCAGTCCTGGTGCGTGGAGTGGTTCAACGTCAAGCTGTCGGCCTGGCACGCCAGCAGTGAGACTGTACTGCAGAACCCGAATCCGACCCGCGTCGGCGTGCTGCTGGATTGCGAGGAGGGAACGGCCACTTTCTATAACGTACAGGACCGGGCATACCCGTTCCATACGTTTGTGTTCCAGTTCGCCGAGGCAGTGTACCCGGCGTTCTGGCTCTTCTCCAGCGGCTCGTCTGTTAGCCTGTGCAAGCTGCAGTCTTGA
- the LOC110485966 gene encoding diacylglycerol kinase epsilon isoform X2, producing the protein MSMEGDEGNRDQSSREEWTLLFWTTLAVVVPVIITLWCSVQRSKRKIHMKDFFRKSKHGWHCTDLFNKPTYCCVCQQHILQGAVCDCCGVCADETCLRRADRSLVCKEIMAPSRTDGTLAHRWVRGNVPLCSVCAVCKEQCGNQPKLCDFRCVWCQTTVHDDCKPSLSDGERCELGEFRSLIIPPHYLHHVNKLRRRHPDEYSKLASACGSGWTPVLVLANTRSGNNMGEALLGEFRTILNPVQVFDLSELPPSKALQLCTLLPPGSVRVLVCGGDGTVGWVLDAIDTMKLKGQDQFIPRVMILPLGTGNDLSNSLGWGSGYAGEIPVEQVLRNILEAEVVKMDRWKVQVASKGLYFRKPKVLSMNNYFSVGPDALMALNFHTHREKTPSFFSSRIINKAVYFMYGTKDCLVQECKDLDKRIELELDGERVALPSLEGIIVCNIGYWGGGCRLWEGMGDELYPPTRLDDGLLEVVGVFGSFHCAQIQVKMANPVRLGQAHTVRLVLKTSRMPMQVDGEPWAQGPCTITITHKTQAFMLYHSAEQTDDDDDESSTSEAESSAPHDSPKPAGPASARA; encoded by the exons ATGTCTATGGAGGGGGACGAGGGAAACCGCGACCAATCGTCGCGGGAAGAGTGGACACTCCTGTTTTGGACCACTCTCGCTGTCGTAGTGCCGGTGATCATTACTTTGTGGTGCAGTGTCCAACGCTCCAAACGGAAAATACACATGAAAGACTTCTTCCGCAAGAGCAAGCACGGTTGGCACTGCACCGACCTGTTCAACAAGCCCACCTACTGCTGTGTATGCCAACAACACATTCTGCAAGGGGCGGTCTGCGACTGCTGCGGAGTGTGTGCCGACGAGACATGCCTGCGTCGCGCCGACCGGAGCCTTGTGTGCAAAGAGATCATGGCTCCGTCCCGAACGGATGGGACACTGGCGCACCGCTGGGTCCGGGGAAACGTCCCTCTCTGCAGTGTCTGTGCGGTCTGCAAGGAGCAATGTGGGAACCAACCGAAGCTGTGTGACTTTAG gtgtgtgtggtgtcagaccACGGTGCACGACGACTGCAAGCCCAGCCTGTCGGACGGGGAGCGCTGTGAGCTGGGCGAGTTCCGCAGCCTCATCATCCCCCCTCACTACCTCCACCACGTCAACAAGCTCCGCCGCAGGCACCCCGATGAGTACAGCAAG ctgGCATCTGCCTGCGGGAGCGGCTGGACTCCAGTGCTGGTCCTGGCCAACACTCGCAGTGGGAACAACATGGGGGAGGCTCTGCTTGGAGAGTTCCGCACCATCCTCAACCCTGTCCAG gTGTTTGACCTGTCAGAGCTGCCTCCCTCTAAGGCCCTGCAGCTGTGCACCCTGCTGCCTCCAGGCAGTGTGAGGGTGCTGGTGTGTGGGGGGGACGGAACCGTGGGCTGGGTGCTGGATGCTATCGACACCATGAAGCTCAAG GGCCAAGATCAGTTCATCCCCAGGGTGATGATCCTGCCCCTCGGTACGGGGAACGACCTGTCCAACTCCCTGGGCTGGGGGTCGGGCTACGCCGGGGAGATCCCTGTGGAGCAGGTGCTCCGGAACATCCTCGAAGCAGAGGTGGTCAAGATGGACAG GTGGAAAGTTCAGGTAGCCTCAAAGGGGCTCTACTTTCGTAAGCCAAAG GTCCTGTCCATGAATAACTATTTCTCAGTGGGCCCGGATGCCCTGATGGCGCTCAACTTCCACACGCACCGTGAGAAGACCCCCTCCTTCTTCTCCAGCCGCATCATCAACAAG GCTGTATATTTTATGTATGGCACCAAAGATTGCTTAGTTCAAGAATGCAAAGACCTGGATAAGAGGATTGAG TTGGagctggatggagagagggtggccTTGCCCAGTCTGGAGGGCATCATCGTGTGTAACATCGGCTACTGGGGCGGAGGCTGTCGTCTGTGGGAGGGCATGGGGGACGAGCTCTACCCCCCTACGCG gCTGGATGACGGGCTGCTGGAGGTGGTGGGTGTGTTTGGCTCCTTCCACTGTGCTCAGATCCAAGTCAAGATGGCCAACCCGGTGCGGCTGGGTCAGGCCCACACAGTCAGG CTGGTGCTGAAGACGTCCCGGATGCCCATGCAGGTGGACGGGGAGCCGTGGGCCCAGGGCCCGtgcaccatcaccatcacccacAAGACCCAGGCCTTCATGCTCTACCACAGCGCCGAGCAGaccgacgacgacgacgacgaaTCCAGCACCTCCGAGGCTGAGAGCTCCGCCCCCCATGACTCTCCCAAGCCAGCAGGTCCTGCCTCTGCTCGTGCCTGA
- the LOC110485966 gene encoding diacylglycerol kinase epsilon isoform X1, translated as MSMEGDEGNRDQSSREEWTLLFWTTLAVVVPVIITLWCSVQRSKRKIHMKDFFRKSKHGWHCTDLFNKPTYCCVCQQHILQGAVCDCCGVCADETCLRRADRSLVCKEIMAPSRTDGTLAHRWVRGNVPLCSVCAVCKEQCGNQPKLCDFRCVWCQTTVHDDCKPSLSDGERCELGEFRSLIIPPHYLHHVNKLRRRHPDEYSKVIGHTQGGLASACGSGWTPVLVLANTRSGNNMGEALLGEFRTILNPVQVFDLSELPPSKALQLCTLLPPGSVRVLVCGGDGTVGWVLDAIDTMKLKGQDQFIPRVMILPLGTGNDLSNSLGWGSGYAGEIPVEQVLRNILEAEVVKMDRWKVQVASKGLYFRKPKVLSMNNYFSVGPDALMALNFHTHREKTPSFFSSRIINKAVYFMYGTKDCLVQECKDLDKRIELELDGERVALPSLEGIIVCNIGYWGGGCRLWEGMGDELYPPTRLDDGLLEVVGVFGSFHCAQIQVKMANPVRLGQAHTVRLVLKTSRMPMQVDGEPWAQGPCTITITHKTQAFMLYHSAEQTDDDDDESSTSEAESSAPHDSPKPAGPASARA; from the exons ATGTCTATGGAGGGGGACGAGGGAAACCGCGACCAATCGTCGCGGGAAGAGTGGACACTCCTGTTTTGGACCACTCTCGCTGTCGTAGTGCCGGTGATCATTACTTTGTGGTGCAGTGTCCAACGCTCCAAACGGAAAATACACATGAAAGACTTCTTCCGCAAGAGCAAGCACGGTTGGCACTGCACCGACCTGTTCAACAAGCCCACCTACTGCTGTGTATGCCAACAACACATTCTGCAAGGGGCGGTCTGCGACTGCTGCGGAGTGTGTGCCGACGAGACATGCCTGCGTCGCGCCGACCGGAGCCTTGTGTGCAAAGAGATCATGGCTCCGTCCCGAACGGATGGGACACTGGCGCACCGCTGGGTCCGGGGAAACGTCCCTCTCTGCAGTGTCTGTGCGGTCTGCAAGGAGCAATGTGGGAACCAACCGAAGCTGTGTGACTTTAG gtgtgtgtggtgtcagaccACGGTGCACGACGACTGCAAGCCCAGCCTGTCGGACGGGGAGCGCTGTGAGCTGGGCGAGTTCCGCAGCCTCATCATCCCCCCTCACTACCTCCACCACGTCAACAAGCTCCGCCGCAGGCACCCCGATGAGTACAGCAAGGTCATAGGTCACACCCAGGGAGGG ctgGCATCTGCCTGCGGGAGCGGCTGGACTCCAGTGCTGGTCCTGGCCAACACTCGCAGTGGGAACAACATGGGGGAGGCTCTGCTTGGAGAGTTCCGCACCATCCTCAACCCTGTCCAG gTGTTTGACCTGTCAGAGCTGCCTCCCTCTAAGGCCCTGCAGCTGTGCACCCTGCTGCCTCCAGGCAGTGTGAGGGTGCTGGTGTGTGGGGGGGACGGAACCGTGGGCTGGGTGCTGGATGCTATCGACACCATGAAGCTCAAG GGCCAAGATCAGTTCATCCCCAGGGTGATGATCCTGCCCCTCGGTACGGGGAACGACCTGTCCAACTCCCTGGGCTGGGGGTCGGGCTACGCCGGGGAGATCCCTGTGGAGCAGGTGCTCCGGAACATCCTCGAAGCAGAGGTGGTCAAGATGGACAG GTGGAAAGTTCAGGTAGCCTCAAAGGGGCTCTACTTTCGTAAGCCAAAG GTCCTGTCCATGAATAACTATTTCTCAGTGGGCCCGGATGCCCTGATGGCGCTCAACTTCCACACGCACCGTGAGAAGACCCCCTCCTTCTTCTCCAGCCGCATCATCAACAAG GCTGTATATTTTATGTATGGCACCAAAGATTGCTTAGTTCAAGAATGCAAAGACCTGGATAAGAGGATTGAG TTGGagctggatggagagagggtggccTTGCCCAGTCTGGAGGGCATCATCGTGTGTAACATCGGCTACTGGGGCGGAGGCTGTCGTCTGTGGGAGGGCATGGGGGACGAGCTCTACCCCCCTACGCG gCTGGATGACGGGCTGCTGGAGGTGGTGGGTGTGTTTGGCTCCTTCCACTGTGCTCAGATCCAAGTCAAGATGGCCAACCCGGTGCGGCTGGGTCAGGCCCACACAGTCAGG CTGGTGCTGAAGACGTCCCGGATGCCCATGCAGGTGGACGGGGAGCCGTGGGCCCAGGGCCCGtgcaccatcaccatcacccacAAGACCCAGGCCTTCATGCTCTACCACAGCGCCGAGCAGaccgacgacgacgacgacgaaTCCAGCACCTCCGAGGCTGAGAGCTCCGCCCCCCATGACTCTCCCAAGCCAGCAGGTCCTGCCTCTGCTCGTGCCTGA
- the c13h17orf67 gene encoding uncharacterized protein C17orf67 homolog, which translates to MKKFVAFSLCLVLLTIYIADANPIIKESYAKQLLRTKRQKPGHPDEPMREHLLHMQVLDQRAQETNLEHWLNPHCYPRCDRNYGHPV; encoded by the exons ATGAAGAAGTTTGTGGCATTTTCCCTCTGTCTGGTCCTCTTGACCATCTACATAGCAG ATGCAAACCCAATCATCAAGGAGAGCTATGCTAAGCAACTTCTGCGGACCAAGAGGCAGAAGCCCGGCCACCCCGATGAGCCAATGAGG GAGCACTTGCTCCACATGCAGGTTCTGGATCAGAGGGCCCAGGAGACCAACCTGGAACACTGGCTGAACCCCCACTGCTACCCCCGCTGTGACAGGAACTACGGACACCCTGTCTAA